Within bacterium, the genomic segment ATCACCCAAATCAACAACGACGCCATCCAGGAATTGAACCTGCTCAGCGGCACCTATAACGCCGAATATGGCAACGCCCTCAGCGGCATTGTCAATATCGTCACCCGCGACGGCGGGGATAACTATTCGGGCAACCTCGAATACCGCTCCAGCCAGTTCGGGATCGGCCGCTACAACGCACTGGAGGAAAACCGCTTTAACGGCAGCCTCGGCGGCCCCCTTTTTTCCAAAAAAATCAAATACTTTATTACCGGCGAACAGAGCCACAAGGGCAGCTACCTTCCCTTCGGGTACAATCTCGATAAAACCCTTTTCGGCAAGCTCTCCTACCAGCTGATGCCGAAAATGAAATTCACTCTGAGCAACCGCGCAACCAGCTCGCGTTACCAGCGCTACAGCCATTCCTATAAATATATCCCGGAGCAGTATCTGCGTTACCGCACCCGCACCAACCAGACCCTGCTGATGGTCAATCATAGCCTTAAGGCCAATCTCTTCTATGACATGCGCCTCTCCTTCCTCAATGAAAAATATTATTCAGGCATCGATAAAGATACCTCCAACTATCTCAGCGCCACCGAAGCCGAATACCTTCCCTGGGCGGGAGATGGCTACGAGTTTTACGCCAAGTCTGATTATCCTGAAATGTTCGACAACCACAACAAAACGGCCGATTTCAAGACCGATATGGTCTGGCAGGCCAACAAGATCAATGAGGTCAAATTCGGGGTACAATACCGCAAGCACTGGCTCAAGCTCTTCTACGTCTACGATCCCAAACGCAATTTTCCTTACCTCAACGATTATAATATAAAGCCCTTCGAAGCGGCTGGCTATATCCAGGACAAGATCGAATTTCCTTACCTGATCATCAACCTGGGGCTGCGCTACGATTACTTCAACGCCAATGCCACATTCCGGGAGAACCCGCTCTCGCAGGACAAGCTGGTGACGGTCAAGGCGCGCACCCAGATCAGTCCCCGCCTTGGCATCGCCCATCCAGTCTCCGACCGCACCAAGATCCATTTCGCCTACGGTCACTTTTTCCAGAATCCGGAGTACCAGTATCTCTTCGAGAACCGCCAGTATGACTTGAACGTGCGCGAACCCCTTTTCGGACAGGCCAACCTCGATGCCCAAAAGACCGTCGCCTACGAGGTCGGCATCTCGCACCAGTTTTCCGATCGCCTGGCGGCCCATCTCACCGCCCATTACAAGGACATCACCGATTACATCGGCACCAAGTACTACGAGGCCTATGCCGGCA encodes:
- a CDS encoding TonB-dependent receptor, coding for MNKIWISLLLLVPALLYAGVTGKVAGIITDAQTGDPLPGANIQVAGTSLGAVSDMQGRYIILNVPPGVASVKISYVGYESQLVTNVRIMIDLTTALSVKLKPSAVQMREVVIVADKPMIQKDLTSSGATMRREEIESLPVNQFSDVLSLQAGVTSLDGSLHLRGGRSNEVGFMIDGMYVQDPLLGRMITQINNDAIQELNLLSGTYNAEYGNALSGIVNIVTRDGGDNYSGNLEYRSSQFGIGRYNALEENRFNGSLGGPLFSKKIKYFITGEQSHKGSYLPFGYNLDKTLFGKLSYQLMPKMKFTLSNRATSSRYQRYSHSYKYIPEQYLRYRTRTNQTLLMVNHSLKANLFYDMRLSFLNEKYYSGIDKDTSNYLSATEAEYLPWAGDGYEFYAKSDYPEMFDNHNKTADFKTDMVWQANKINEVKFGVQYRKHWLKLFYVYDPKRNFPYLNDYNIKPFEAAGYIQDKIEFPYLIINLGLRYDYFNANATFRENPLSQDKLVTVKARTQISPRLGIAHPVSDRTKIHFAYGHFFQNPEYQYLFENRQYDLNVREPLFGQANLDAQKTVAYEVGISHQFSDRLAAHLTAHYKDITDYIGTKYYEAYAGNTGRFVGYTVYVNEDYANDKGFEINVEMRQGRYFGGGLSYTYSIAKGSASSEAEQYPGTEESTKLYYLDWDQRHNLSMQAYFRIPNEEGPVFFSRHLFARTDYSLILRAASGFPYTPSGRDIGFVDKNSLRRPGTYTIDLEVGKEFTVGRGFGLRAFVECLNLTNHRNILYVYGDTGSPDFTLVGGHSTEYMRDPSNYGPPRSIRLGLGLKR